One genomic region from Curtobacterium sp. 9128 encodes:
- the tpiA gene encoding triose-phosphate isomerase, with protein sequence MGPMTRTPFIAGNWKMNLDHLQAIATVQKLAWTLKDARHDFDDVEVAVFPPFTDLRSVQTLISADKLPIRFGAQDLSQHDSGAYTGDVSGAFLAALDAAYVIVGHSERRTVHGETDEIVAAKTAAAVKHGLVPVVCVGETGEQRESRGAGVVPVEQLQVVLDAVKPSEIVVAYEPVWAIGSGQAATAEQAQDECAALRRGIAAAWGDEAAAETRVLYGGSVKSGNIAGFLREPDVDGALVGGASLDVQEFAAIARFRQHVGL encoded by the coding sequence GTGGGCCCGATGACGCGTACTCCTTTCATTGCGGGCAACTGGAAGATGAACCTGGATCACCTCCAGGCCATCGCCACCGTGCAGAAGCTCGCGTGGACGCTGAAGGACGCTCGCCACGACTTCGACGACGTCGAGGTCGCGGTGTTCCCGCCCTTCACGGACCTCCGCAGCGTGCAGACGCTCATCTCGGCGGACAAGCTCCCGATCCGCTTCGGTGCGCAGGACCTCTCCCAGCACGACTCCGGCGCCTACACGGGCGACGTCTCCGGCGCGTTCCTCGCTGCCCTCGACGCCGCGTACGTGATCGTCGGGCACTCCGAACGTCGCACCGTCCACGGTGAGACCGACGAGATCGTCGCGGCGAAGACCGCCGCCGCCGTCAAGCACGGACTCGTGCCGGTCGTCTGCGTCGGCGAGACCGGCGAGCAGCGCGAGAGCCGCGGAGCCGGTGTCGTGCCGGTCGAGCAGCTCCAGGTCGTGCTCGACGCGGTCAAGCCGTCCGAGATCGTCGTCGCGTACGAGCCGGTCTGGGCGATCGGCTCCGGCCAGGCGGCCACCGCAGAGCAGGCGCAGGACGAATGCGCAGCACTCCGTCGCGGGATCGCCGCGGCGTGGGGCGACGAGGCTGCTGCCGAGACCCGCGTGCTCTACGGCGGCTCCGTGAAGTCGGGCAACATCGCGGGCTTCCTGCGCGAGCCCGACGTCGACGGCGCGCTCGTCGGTGGGGCGTCGCTCGACGTCCAGGAGTTCGCGGCCATCGCGCGCTTCCGCCAGCACGTCGGCCTCTGA
- a CDS encoding phosphoglycerate kinase, which yields MTLRTLEDLGDLAGKRVVVRCDLNVPLKDGVITDDGRVRASLATLDTLINAGARVIVISHLGRPDGSPAPEYSLAPVAQRLSELLGKEVTFVGETVGDDATAAAEALGDGDVLLLENLRFNPEETSKDAAVRGGFADRIAAMADAFVSDGFGVVHRKQASVYELASALPSAAGELIETELRVLERLTTNPERPYTVVLGGSKVSDKLGVIDHLLPQVDTLCIGGGMLFTFLAAQGHGVAKSLLEQDQLDVVRSYLTKADELGVTIDLPTDVVVASGFSADADHETVAADAIESSSFGADGIGLDIGPETAARFASAVSGSKTVFWNGPMGVFEFPAFAAGTKTVAQALTEVDGLGVVGGGDSAAAVRSLGFSDDQFGHISTGGGASLEFLEGKSLPGLEALGWAR from the coding sequence ATGACCCTCCGCACCCTCGAGGACCTCGGCGACCTCGCCGGCAAGCGTGTCGTCGTCCGCTGTGACCTGAACGTCCCGCTCAAGGACGGCGTGATCACGGACGACGGCCGCGTGCGGGCGTCGCTCGCGACGCTCGACACGCTCATCAACGCCGGCGCGCGCGTCATCGTCATCTCCCACCTCGGCCGTCCCGATGGGTCGCCGGCGCCGGAGTACTCGCTGGCCCCGGTGGCCCAGCGCCTCTCCGAGCTGCTCGGGAAAGAGGTGACGTTCGTCGGTGAGACCGTCGGCGACGACGCCACCGCGGCCGCTGAGGCCCTCGGGGACGGCGACGTCCTGCTGCTCGAGAACCTCCGCTTCAACCCGGAGGAGACCTCGAAGGACGCCGCCGTGCGCGGTGGCTTCGCGGACCGCATCGCCGCCATGGCCGACGCCTTCGTGTCGGACGGCTTCGGCGTCGTGCACCGCAAGCAGGCCTCCGTGTACGAGCTCGCCTCTGCGCTGCCCTCGGCAGCCGGTGAGCTCATCGAGACCGAACTCCGCGTGCTCGAGCGTCTGACCACGAACCCGGAGCGCCCCTACACGGTGGTGCTCGGCGGCTCGAAGGTCAGCGACAAGCTCGGCGTGATCGACCACCTGCTCCCGCAGGTGGACACGCTGTGCATCGGTGGTGGGATGCTCTTCACCTTCCTCGCGGCGCAGGGCCACGGTGTCGCCAAGTCCCTGCTCGAGCAGGACCAGCTCGACGTCGTGCGCTCCTACCTGACCAAGGCCGACGAGCTGGGCGTGACGATCGACCTGCCGACCGACGTCGTCGTGGCGTCCGGCTTTTCCGCAGACGCCGACCACGAGACGGTCGCCGCCGATGCCATCGAGTCCTCCTCGTTCGGTGCCGACGGCATCGGTCTCGACATCGGCCCGGAGACGGCGGCGCGGTTCGCGTCGGCGGTGTCCGGTTCGAAGACCGTGTTCTGGAACGGGCCGATGGGCGTGTTCGAGTTCCCGGCCTTCGCCGCGGGCACGAAGACCGTCGCGCAGGCGCTCACCGAGGTCGACGGGCTCGGGGTCGTCGGCGGTGGCGACTCCGCTGCTGCCGTCCGGTCCCTCGGGTTCTCGGACGACCAGTTCGGGCACATCTCGACCGGCGGCGGTGCGAGCCTCGAGTTCCTCGAGGGCAAGTCGCTCCCCGGTCTCGAAGCACTGGGGTGGGCCCGATGA
- the gap gene encoding type I glyceraldehyde-3-phosphate dehydrogenase — protein MTVKIGINGFGRIGRNFFRAALAKGSDLEIVAVNDLTDNAALANLLKFDSITGRLGVSVELDGDNIVVDGKPIKVLAERDPANLPWGELGVDIVIESTGFFTKAADAQKHIDAGAKKVIISAPATGDDVTIVLGVNEDQYDPANHNIISNASCTTNSLAPLAKVFNDKFGIERGLMTTVHAYTADQNLQDGPHKDPRRARAAALNIVPTSTGAAKAIGQVMPELAGKLDGFALRVPVPTGSITDLTLETKADVTVDEINAAYKEAAEGPLKGILLYSEDPLVSTDITTDPHSSIYDSGLTKVIGGLVKITSWYDNEWGYSNRLVDLTEFVGERL, from the coding sequence TTGACCGTCAAGATCGGCATCAACGGCTTCGGCCGCATCGGCCGTAACTTCTTCCGGGCCGCCCTCGCCAAGGGCAGCGACCTCGAGATCGTGGCGGTGAACGACCTCACCGACAACGCCGCGCTGGCGAACCTGCTGAAGTTCGACTCCATCACGGGCCGTCTCGGCGTTTCCGTCGAGCTCGACGGCGACAACATCGTCGTCGACGGCAAGCCGATCAAGGTCCTCGCGGAGCGCGACCCCGCCAACCTCCCATGGGGCGAGCTGGGTGTCGACATCGTCATCGAGTCGACCGGGTTCTTCACCAAGGCCGCCGACGCGCAGAAGCACATCGACGCCGGCGCCAAGAAGGTCATCATCTCCGCCCCGGCCACGGGTGACGACGTCACCATCGTGCTCGGTGTGAACGAGGACCAGTACGACCCGGCGAACCACAACATCATCTCGAACGCCTCGTGCACCACGAACAGCCTCGCGCCGCTCGCCAAGGTGTTCAACGACAAGTTCGGGATCGAGCGCGGTCTCATGACCACGGTCCACGCCTACACCGCCGACCAGAACCTCCAGGACGGCCCGCACAAGGACCCGCGTCGCGCCCGCGCCGCTGCCCTCAACATCGTGCCGACCTCGACCGGTGCCGCCAAGGCCATCGGTCAGGTCATGCCGGAGCTCGCCGGCAAGCTCGACGGCTTCGCCCTCCGCGTGCCGGTCCCGACCGGGTCGATCACCGACCTGACGCTCGAGACCAAGGCCGACGTCACCGTCGACGAGATCAACGCCGCCTACAAGGAGGCCGCTGAGGGACCCCTCAAGGGCATCCTGCTGTACAGCGAGGACCCGCTGGTGTCGACCGACATCACCACGGACCCGCACTCGTCGATCTACGACTCCGGCCTGACCAAGGTCATCGGCGGTCTCGTGAAGATCACGTCGTGGTACGACAACGAGTGGGGCTACTCGAACCGCCTCGTCGACCTGACCGAGTTCGTGGGCGAGCGACTCTGA
- the whiA gene encoding DNA-binding protein WhiA: protein MPLTAEVKDELARVVVGRNTVRAAELATVLRFAGGLHVISGRIAVEVELDTRIIVHRVRKDLAELYGVRSEASVGSSASARRGTRYLVRVLEAGETLARQTGLMDARRRPVRGLPNRLTTGNREDLAAIWRGAFLAAGTLTDPGRAAALEVTCPGNEAAMALVGAASRLGIAAKGREVRGVHRVVIRDGEAIGQMLTVMGAARTTAEWEEMRQRREVRATANRLVNFDDANLRRSAQAAVAACARVERALEILGDEVPDHLQYAGSLRLAHRDASLDELGQHADPPMTKDAIAGRIRRLLAMADKRAAELDIPGTEASVPEELEGA from the coding sequence GTGCCGTTGACTGCCGAGGTCAAGGACGAACTGGCCAGGGTCGTCGTGGGCCGCAACACGGTCCGTGCCGCCGAGCTCGCGACCGTGCTGCGCTTCGCGGGCGGGCTGCACGTGATCTCCGGCCGCATCGCCGTCGAGGTCGAGCTCGACACCCGGATCATCGTGCACCGTGTCCGCAAGGACCTCGCCGAGCTCTACGGTGTCCGCAGCGAGGCCTCGGTGGGCTCCTCGGCGTCCGCTCGGCGTGGCACCCGCTACCTGGTCCGCGTGCTCGAGGCCGGGGAGACCCTCGCACGCCAGACCGGGCTGATGGACGCCCGCCGTCGTCCGGTCCGCGGGCTGCCGAACCGGCTGACCACCGGGAACCGCGAGGACCTCGCCGCGATCTGGCGCGGTGCGTTCCTCGCAGCCGGCACCCTGACCGACCCGGGTCGCGCCGCAGCGCTCGAGGTGACCTGCCCCGGCAACGAGGCGGCGATGGCCCTGGTGGGAGCCGCGTCGCGTCTCGGGATCGCCGCGAAGGGCCGTGAGGTCCGCGGGGTGCACCGCGTCGTCATCCGCGACGGCGAGGCCATCGGGCAGATGCTCACGGTGATGGGTGCAGCGCGCACCACCGCCGAGTGGGAGGAGATGCGCCAGCGCCGGGAGGTCCGCGCGACCGCCAACCGCCTGGTGAACTTCGACGACGCGAACCTCCGCCGCTCGGCCCAGGCCGCGGTCGCAGCGTGCGCACGGGTCGAGCGCGCACTCGAGATCCTCGGCGACGAGGTCCCCGACCACCTGCAGTACGCCGGGTCCCTGCGGCTCGCACACCGGGACGCGTCGCTCGACGAACTCGGCCAGCACGCCGACCCGCCCATGACGAAGGACGCCATCGCCGGCCGCATCCGCCGCCTCCTCGCGATGGCCGACAAGCGTGCCGCGGAACTCGACATCCCGGGCACCGAGGCCAGCGTCCCCGAGGAGCTCGAGGGCGCCTGA
- the rapZ gene encoding RNase adapter RapZ codes for MTDTEPKPQHDVLIVTGMSGAGRSTVGKALEDLDWYVVDNLPTQMLGPLTDLADRAGEKIPKLAAVVDVRGGRHFTDPEAAVEQLRASTSARVRVLFLEATDQVLVRRFEQVRRPHPLQGEDTLLDGIARERQRLLGLREASDVIIDTSDLNIHQLANTVIEKFAEDRFTGVQVTLMSFGFKYGLPPDADMVADVRFLPNPYWVPELRPHTGLDEPVSDYVLAQSGARPFVDRYAAVLEPVLDGYQRENKRHATIAIGCTGGKHRSVAIVAELASLLRGMPNVAVRVKNRDLGRE; via the coding sequence ATGACCGACACCGAACCGAAGCCCCAGCACGACGTCCTCATCGTCACCGGGATGTCCGGTGCGGGCAGGTCGACCGTCGGCAAGGCCCTCGAGGACCTCGACTGGTACGTCGTCGACAACCTGCCGACCCAGATGCTCGGTCCGCTGACCGACCTCGCCGACCGGGCGGGGGAGAAGATCCCGAAGCTCGCTGCGGTGGTCGACGTGCGTGGCGGGCGGCACTTCACCGACCCCGAAGCCGCCGTCGAGCAGCTGCGTGCGAGCACCTCCGCACGGGTGCGCGTGCTGTTCCTCGAGGCGACGGACCAGGTGCTCGTCCGACGGTTCGAGCAGGTCCGCCGACCGCACCCGCTGCAGGGCGAGGACACGCTGCTGGACGGCATCGCCCGTGAGCGCCAGCGACTCCTCGGTCTCCGAGAGGCGTCGGACGTGATCATCGACACCTCGGACCTCAACATCCACCAGCTCGCGAACACCGTCATCGAGAAGTTCGCCGAGGACCGCTTCACGGGTGTTCAGGTGACGCTGATGAGCTTCGGGTTCAAGTACGGGCTGCCGCCGGACGCGGACATGGTCGCCGACGTGCGGTTCCTCCCGAACCCGTACTGGGTGCCGGAACTCCGGCCGCACACGGGCCTCGACGAGCCCGTCTCGGACTACGTCCTGGCCCAGTCCGGTGCCCGTCCGTTCGTGGACCGGTACGCCGCAGTGCTGGAGCCCGTCCTGGACGGCTACCAGCGCGAGAACAAAAGACACGCTACGATCGCCATCGGCTGTACCGGCGGGAAGCACCGCTCGGTCGCCATCGTCGCCGAGTTGGCGAGTCTCCTCCGTGGGATGCCCAACGTCGCCGTGCGTGTGAAGAACCGAGATCTCGGCCGGGAGTGA
- the uvrC gene encoding excinuclease ABC subunit UvrC, giving the protein MADTVPWRPKAGEIPTDPGVYRWRDGNGRVLYVGKAKNLRARLSNYFAPLPTLHERTRRMVLTAKSVEWTTVGSEIEALQLEYTWIKEFDPPFNVKFRDDKSYPYMAITMADEAPRVMVTRNRKIKGAKYFGPYPKIWAVHDTIDLMIKVFPIRTCSDSSYKRAMQTGKPCFPGQIGKCGGPCSQRVTIAEHRALVEEFVRFMASYDRRVITELRQRMGASADAMQYEQAAKYRDQVEALEAVLEKSAVVLRDSVDLDLFGIAEDELAAAVQLFSVRGGRIRGVRGWVVDKELDISTGDLVEQIVQGNYADGTAESDPPREVVVPELPDDADALQQWLSDRRGGRGTKLSTAQRGDRAGLARTASQNAQQALMLYKTKRSADYTTRAAALADIQEALGMTEAPLRMECYDISHLQGTNVVASMVVFEDGLPRKDQYRRYSIAETRDDTDSMHQVLTRRLARLDEDAELPEQPDQNADGVVAVEKPTKRFAYRPQLLIVDGGQPQVQAAKRAMDEAGVTDIALVGIAKRLEELWLPDDDFPVILPRNSEALFLIQRIRDEAHRFAITHQRGRRKRDVRTQLSEIPGLGPSRVSALLKHFGSVARLRSATADEIAEVNGVGPATAAAVVRKLTTVPTSTPTGESPTSAPQPAEPGAQDTDATRSGGPVQVPETTADGPHLPA; this is encoded by the coding sequence GTGGCGGACACCGTCCCGTGGCGTCCGAAGGCGGGGGAGATCCCGACCGATCCGGGCGTCTACCGATGGCGTGACGGCAACGGCCGGGTGCTCTACGTCGGCAAGGCGAAGAACCTCCGGGCGCGGCTCAGCAACTACTTCGCGCCGCTGCCGACGCTGCACGAGCGCACCCGCCGGATGGTCCTCACGGCGAAGAGCGTCGAGTGGACGACCGTCGGGTCCGAGATCGAGGCGCTCCAGCTCGAGTACACGTGGATCAAGGAGTTCGATCCGCCGTTCAACGTGAAGTTCCGGGACGACAAGTCGTACCCGTACATGGCGATCACGATGGCGGACGAAGCACCACGGGTGATGGTGACGCGGAACCGGAAGATCAAGGGCGCGAAGTACTTCGGGCCGTACCCGAAGATCTGGGCCGTGCACGACACGATCGACCTGATGATCAAGGTGTTCCCGATCCGCACCTGCTCCGACTCCTCGTACAAGCGCGCGATGCAGACCGGCAAGCCGTGCTTCCCCGGGCAGATCGGCAAGTGCGGCGGACCGTGTTCGCAGCGGGTCACGATCGCGGAGCACCGTGCCCTGGTCGAGGAGTTCGTCCGGTTCATGGCGAGCTACGACCGCCGGGTGATCACCGAACTCCGGCAGCGCATGGGTGCCTCCGCCGACGCGATGCAGTACGAGCAGGCCGCGAAGTACCGCGACCAGGTCGAGGCGCTCGAGGCCGTCCTCGAGAAGTCGGCCGTCGTGCTCCGCGACTCGGTGGACCTCGACCTGTTCGGCATCGCCGAGGACGAGCTCGCCGCAGCCGTGCAGCTGTTCTCGGTCCGCGGCGGTCGCATCCGCGGTGTCCGCGGCTGGGTCGTGGACAAGGAGCTCGACATCTCGACGGGCGACCTGGTCGAACAGATCGTGCAGGGCAACTACGCCGATGGCACGGCCGAGTCCGATCCGCCCCGAGAGGTCGTCGTCCCGGAGCTCCCCGACGACGCCGACGCGCTGCAGCAGTGGCTCAGCGACCGTCGCGGCGGCCGGGGGACCAAGCTCAGCACCGCGCAGCGCGGAGACCGGGCCGGCCTCGCACGGACGGCGTCGCAGAACGCGCAGCAGGCGCTGATGCTCTACAAGACCAAGCGCTCGGCCGACTACACCACGCGTGCTGCAGCCCTGGCCGACATCCAGGAAGCGCTCGGCATGACCGAGGCGCCGCTGCGGATGGAGTGCTACGACATCTCGCACCTGCAGGGCACGAACGTCGTGGCGTCGATGGTCGTGTTCGAGGACGGGCTGCCCCGGAAGGACCAGTACCGGCGGTACTCGATCGCGGAGACCCGCGACGACACCGACAGCATGCACCAGGTGCTGACCCGTCGGCTCGCGCGCCTCGACGAGGACGCCGAGCTTCCCGAGCAGCCGGACCAGAACGCGGACGGCGTGGTCGCGGTGGAGAAGCCCACGAAGCGGTTCGCGTACCGCCCGCAGCTGCTCATCGTCGACGGCGGCCAGCCCCAGGTCCAGGCGGCGAAGCGGGCGATGGACGAAGCCGGTGTCACCGACATTGCGCTGGTCGGCATCGCCAAGCGGCTCGAGGAACTCTGGCTGCCGGACGACGACTTCCCGGTGATCCTGCCCCGAAACTCCGAGGCGCTCTTCCTCATCCAACGCATCCGCGACGAGGCGCACCGGTTCGCGATCACCCACCAGCGGGGACGGCGCAAGCGCGACGTCCGCACGCAGCTCTCGGAGATCCCGGGCCTCGGGCCGAGCCGGGTGAGTGCGCTGTTGAAGCACTTCGGCTCGGTGGCGCGGCTGCGGTCCGCCACGGCGGACGAGATCGCCGAGGTCAACGGGGTGGGTCCGGCGACCGCCGCTGCGGTGGTCAGGAAGCTGACGACGGTGCCGACGAGCACGCCGACCGGCGAGTCGCCGACGAGCGCGCCCCAGCCGGCGGAGCCGGGTGCGCAGGACACGGACGCGACCCGCTCAGGAGGCCCGGTGCAGGTCCCGGAGACGACCGCTGACGGTCCGCACCTGCCTGCATGA
- the uvrA gene encoding excinuclease ABC subunit UvrA: MTITSDRGTATSGRSAFGDSATTEPADLEPADQHLPGGAAPHDTSTLSVRGARVHNLRDVDLEIPRDSLVVFTGLSGSGKSSLAFDTIFAEGQRRYVESLSAYARQFLGQVDRPDVDFIEGLSPAVSIDQKSTNRNPRSTVGTITEVYDYMRLLWARIGIPHCPTCGEVISKQTVQQIADQLMTQETGTRFQVLAPIVSKKKGEFVDLFQELAASGYSRAIVDGERIQLSSPPTLKKQVKHDISVIVDRLVASDDILGRLTDSLETALRLTNGTVAIDLVDHEGPGAVRTYSENLSCPNNHPLALTEIEPRTFSFNAPFGACPECSGLGTRMSVDPDLVLGDPEASLADGVLLPWTGTSGLYSYFEKLLAGLGKELGFRLDTPWNQLDASVQAAILTGKDFEVSVSWRNRFGREMRYTSGFEGVMPYIERKFAEAESDSQRQRFQGYLREVPCPVCDGTRLKPEVLAVTVADRSIADVTELSLDNAYAFMETLTLTEREAHIAAAVLREIRARLEFLLEVGLNYLTLSRGAGSLSGGEAQRIRLATQIGSGLTGVLYVLDEPSIGLHQRDNRRLIDTLVKLKNLGNTLIVVEHDEDTIRTADWVVDIGPGAGVNGGNVVHSGSYEGIIENRESITGDYLAGRRMIEMPSERRKINKKRVISVQGARANNLKEVDVDFPLGVFTAVTGVSGSGKSTLVNDILYKVLANQLNGARHIAGKHTRVKGLDQLDKVVHVDQAPIGRTPRSNPATYTGVFDRIRQLFAETPEAKARGYQPGRFSFNVKGGRCENCSGDGTIKIEMNFLPDVYVACEVCGGARYNRETLQVHYKGKDISEVLDMPISEAAEFFEPISAIHRYMATLVDVGLGYVRLGQSATTLSGGEAQRVKLATELQRRSNGRTVYVLDEPTTGLHFEDVRKLLLVLQGLVDKGNTVITIEHNLDVIKSADWLIDMGPEGGSGGGTVLATGTPEFVADVPESHTGVFLREIFDAQDARVGKERSVGARTVTETGTLKRGTKAGAR; encoded by the coding sequence ATGACCATCACCTCTGACCGCGGTACCGCGACCTCCGGCCGGAGCGCCTTCGGCGACTCCGCCACCACCGAGCCGGCCGACCTCGAGCCCGCAGACCAGCACCTCCCCGGTGGGGCTGCACCGCACGACACCTCGACGCTCAGCGTCCGTGGTGCGCGCGTGCACAACCTGCGCGACGTCGACCTCGAGATCCCGCGCGACTCCCTCGTCGTGTTCACCGGCCTGTCCGGTTCGGGGAAGTCCTCGTTGGCGTTCGACACGATCTTCGCCGAGGGACAGCGGCGCTACGTCGAGTCGCTCTCGGCGTACGCGCGGCAGTTCCTCGGGCAGGTGGACCGCCCCGACGTCGACTTCATCGAGGGGCTGTCGCCAGCGGTCTCGATCGACCAGAAGTCGACGAACCGCAACCCGCGGTCGACGGTCGGCACCATCACCGAGGTCTACGACTACATGCGCCTGCTCTGGGCGCGCATCGGGATCCCGCACTGCCCGACGTGTGGCGAGGTCATCAGCAAGCAGACGGTCCAGCAGATCGCGGACCAGCTCATGACCCAGGAGACCGGTACCCGGTTCCAGGTCCTGGCCCCGATCGTCTCCAAGAAGAAGGGCGAGTTCGTCGACCTCTTCCAGGAGCTCGCGGCGTCCGGCTACTCGCGCGCGATCGTCGACGGCGAGCGGATCCAGCTGAGCAGCCCGCCCACGCTCAAGAAGCAGGTCAAGCACGACATCTCGGTGATCGTCGACCGACTGGTGGCGAGCGACGACATCCTCGGCCGCCTCACCGACTCCCTCGAGACGGCGCTGCGCCTGACGAACGGCACGGTCGCGATCGACCTCGTCGACCACGAAGGGCCCGGCGCGGTCCGGACCTACTCCGAGAACCTGTCGTGCCCGAACAACCACCCGCTGGCGCTCACCGAGATCGAGCCGCGGACGTTCTCGTTCAACGCCCCGTTCGGTGCCTGCCCGGAGTGCTCCGGCCTCGGCACGCGCATGTCGGTCGACCCCGACCTGGTGCTCGGCGACCCGGAAGCCTCGCTCGCCGACGGTGTCCTCCTGCCCTGGACCGGCACGAGCGGGCTGTACTCGTACTTCGAGAAGCTCCTCGCCGGTCTCGGCAAGGAACTCGGCTTCCGGCTCGACACCCCCTGGAACCAGCTCGACGCGTCCGTGCAGGCAGCGATCCTCACCGGCAAGGACTTCGAGGTCTCGGTGTCCTGGCGCAACCGCTTCGGGCGCGAGATGCGCTACACCAGCGGCTTCGAAGGCGTGATGCCGTACATCGAGCGCAAGTTCGCCGAGGCAGAGTCCGACTCCCAGCGGCAGCGCTTCCAGGGGTACCTGCGCGAGGTCCCGTGCCCGGTGTGCGACGGCACCCGTCTCAAGCCAGAGGTCCTCGCCGTGACCGTGGCGGACCGCAGCATCGCGGACGTGACCGAGCTCAGCCTCGACAACGCGTACGCGTTCATGGAGACCCTGACCCTCACCGAGCGTGAAGCCCACATCGCCGCGGCAGTGCTGCGCGAGATCCGGGCGCGCCTCGAGTTCCTGCTCGAGGTCGGGCTCAACTACCTCACGCTGTCCCGCGGCGCCGGTTCGCTGTCGGGTGGCGAAGCGCAGCGCATCCGGCTCGCGACCCAGATCGGGTCGGGGCTGACGGGCGTGCTCTACGTCCTCGACGAGCCGAGCATCGGGCTGCACCAGCGGGACAACCGCCGGCTGATCGACACGCTCGTGAAGCTGAAGAACCTCGGCAACACCCTCATCGTCGTCGAGCACGACGAGGACACGATCCGCACGGCGGACTGGGTCGTCGACATCGGTCCTGGTGCCGGGGTCAACGGCGGCAACGTCGTGCACTCGGGCTCGTACGAGGGCATCATCGAGAACCGCGAGTCGATCACGGGCGACTACCTCGCCGGGCGTCGCATGATCGAGATGCCGTCGGAGCGCCGGAAGATCAACAAGAAGCGCGTGATCAGCGTGCAGGGCGCCCGCGCCAACAACCTCAAGGAAGTCGACGTCGACTTCCCGCTCGGGGTGTTCACCGCGGTGACCGGCGTCAGCGGTTCCGGCAAGTCGACGCTGGTGAACGACATCCTCTACAAGGTGCTCGCGAACCAGCTCAACGGCGCACGGCACATCGCCGGCAAGCACACCCGCGTCAAGGGGCTCGACCAGCTCGACAAGGTGGTCCACGTCGACCAGGCACCGATCGGCCGCACTCCGCGGTCGAACCCGGCGACCTACACGGGTGTGTTCGACCGGATCCGGCAGCTCTTCGCCGAGACCCCGGAAGCGAAGGCCCGCGGCTACCAGCCCGGTCGCTTCAGCTTCAACGTCAAGGGCGGTCGCTGCGAGAACTGTTCCGGCGACGGCACGATCAAGATCGAGATGAACTTCCTCCCCGACGTCTACGTCGCGTGCGAAGTCTGCGGTGGCGCGCGGTACAACCGCGAGACGCTGCAGGTGCACTACAAGGGCAAGGACATCTCCGAGGTCCTCGACATGCCGATCAGCGAGGCGGCCGAGTTCTTCGAGCCGATCTCCGCGATCCACCGCTACATGGCGACCCTCGTCGACGTGGGTCTCGGGTACGTCCGCCTCGGCCAGAGTGCGACGACCCTCTCCGGCGGCGAGGCGCAGCGCGTGAAGCTCGCGACGGAACTCCAGCGCCGGTCCAACGGCCGCACCGTGTACGTGCTCGACGAGCCGACGACGGGCCTGCACTTCGAGGACGTCCGGAAGCTGCTGCTCGTGCTGCAGGGCCTCGTCGACAAGGGCAACACCGTGATCACGATCGAGCACAACCTCGACGTCATCAAGTCGGCTGACTGGCTCATCGACATGGGTCCGGAAGGTGGTTCCGGTGGTGGCACCGTCCTGGCGACGGGCACCCCGGAGTTCGTCGCGGACGTCCCCGAGAGCCACACCGGTGTCTTCCTGCGCGAGATCTTCGACGCGCAGGACGCCCGCGTGGGCAAGGAGCGCTCCGTCGGCGCCCGCACGGTCACGGAGACCGGCACGCTGAAGCGCGGCACGAAGGCGGGTGCTCGGTAG
- a CDS encoding SDR family NAD(P)-dependent oxidoreductase, protein MSAEQPRKTVVVTGASAGLGYFAAEQLAAAGHRVVLATRSPERATAAADSIRRHVPDAALEHLHVDLADLDVVRTAAAALGALGPIDAVVNNAGVVGSRTERFTAQGTELQMGTNHLGHFAFTALVLPLLEETAGRVVHLGSIAHRWASLDPSDPFRVGHYSGYRQYARSKLAVMLFGFELAERLADAGSPVSSVVAHPGLSLDSLAPSRPAIAPARTEPAWTRPGQRLYAQGKDAGAHPLVHAAVGDDVRSGQYWGPGGPMQLRGPAAVVPAEPRAHDRGAAARLWQASERASGVAFALDALV, encoded by the coding sequence ATGTCCGCTGAGCAGCCGCGGAAGACCGTCGTCGTCACCGGCGCCAGTGCCGGGTTGGGGTACTTCGCGGCGGAGCAGCTCGCCGCGGCCGGGCACCGGGTGGTGCTCGCCACCCGCAGCCCCGAGCGTGCGACGGCGGCCGCCGACAGCATCCGCCGACACGTTCCCGACGCGGCGCTCGAGCACCTGCACGTGGACCTCGCCGACCTCGACGTCGTCCGGACAGCGGCGGCAGCGCTCGGTGCACTCGGCCCGATCGACGCCGTGGTCAACAACGCCGGCGTCGTGGGATCGAGGACGGAGCGGTTCACCGCGCAGGGGACCGAGCTGCAGATGGGGACGAACCACCTCGGACACTTCGCGTTCACCGCGCTCGTGCTCCCACTGCTCGAGGAGACCGCGGGACGCGTGGTCCACCTCGGGTCGATCGCGCACCGATGGGCATCGCTCGACCCGTCGGATCCGTTCCGGGTCGGGCACTACTCCGGCTACCGGCAGTACGCCCGCAGCAAGCTCGCGGTGATGCTCTTCGGCTTCGAGCTCGCCGAGCGACTCGCGGACGCCGGTTCCCCGGTGTCGAGCGTGGTCGCGCACCCCGGCCTCTCGTTGGACTCCCTCGCACCGTCGCGTCCCGCGATCGCTCCCGCACGAACCGAGCCGGCGTGGACCCGACCCGGGCAACGGCTGTACGCACAGGGCAAGGACGCCGGGGCCCACCCGCTCGTCCACGCCGCGGTGGGCGACGACGTCCGGTCCGGGCAGTACTGGGGTCCCGGCGGCCCCATGCAGCTCCGCGGTCCAGCGGCGGTCGTCCCGGCCGAGCCGCGCGCGCACGACCGTGGAGCAGCGGCACGGCTCTGGCAGGCGAGCGAGCGTGCTTCGGGGGTCGCGTTCGCTCTCGACGCACTCGTCTGA